The Natrinema pellirubrum DSM 15624 region TCGTCGAGGTCGCCCGCCTCGAGGAACGTGGCGGCGCGACGACGAAGTACTACCGCGCGAATACGATCGTCCTCTCGTACGCGCTGCCCGACGACGCCGACGCGGCGGTCGCGGCGATGGCCGACGAGATCGCCCCCGAGGTAGCCGCCCTCGTGGCGGAGCTACGCGAGGAGTACGGCGAGGAGATCGACCGAATCGTCGGGGAGATGGCACCTTGTGAACACTGCCGCACACAGAAGTACGAGACCTACCTGCTGTCGACGGTCCTCCGCCGGGCGTTCGTCGCGGGAACCGTCAGGGACGGGCCGGCGGCTGACGGATAG contains the following coding sequences:
- a CDS encoding ArsR/SmtB family transcription factor; protein product: MAEFTSDVTIEDIAVRDTNVSSAVDEPLRAMILDMLAERARSVAEIHAALGERGYDRTPNTVRHHVNELRDAGLVEVARLEERGGATTKYYRANTIVLSYALPDDADAAVAAMADEIAPEVAALVAELREEYGEEIDRIVGEMAPCEHCRTQKYETYLLSTVLRRAFVAGTVRDGPAADG